A genomic region of Catalinimonas niigatensis contains the following coding sequences:
- a CDS encoding M14 family metallopeptidase, with amino-acid sequence MKNPIHSLIFLCITFTSFLPAFSQKIPSPEEIIGFQMGADYKIADYTQITNYLKLLDEKSERVMMEQIGTSVLGKPMYLMFISSEENLKNLNRWKEISTKMARARISEEEAQQLAEEGKAIVWIDGGIHSTEKAATQFPPELAYKVATEETSEMKKIRENVIFLLMPNINPDGLDIVADWYKKNLDNPYETTNPPVLYHYYVGHDDNRDWFMNTQPETRAVTNILFREWYPQIVHNQHQSSPRWTRIFIPPFSKPVNPHIHPGVVHGVNMVGNEMASRFARENKPGVVSDVTFTMWWNGGLRTAPYFHNQIGILTETAHTTPTPRFYPPDSLPKTVGNGIPTDGTAINYPDPWKGGASHFRGAVEYMLTAAMATLSIGADRKDKWLYDMYKMGRDAIEKEDDTFAYIVPAEQWDSGEAHNLVNILMQGGVEVHQATRDFAAENKSYKKGDFILYGGQAFRPYVKDLMEKQEYPDQRLYPGGPPKTPYDLAGWTLPMQMGVEVAKVKDAFDAKTQLLQDFAKPATGKVTSASFGYALSHRENSSTLAVNKLLAEGEKVHWLSEASGNMESGTIIVEKQSNTEQFIKGLAEELGLNFEAVNAKPEVSLYTLQQPKVGLYKSWDANMDEGWTRWLLDQYAFVYDTLHDQDVREADLSQYHAIIIPDQSPQAILHGHSPHTMPDEYTGGMGLAGTLALQNYIEQGGTLITFDEASDFAIQQFGLPVKNVTSSLASKDFFIPGSLIKAIVKTEHPLAYGMQDTVAASFSHSRAFEIVRQSREGEGGKEDIEKAPEPSVETLVSYAKDDLLMSGWALGEKKAIGGKAAALRVQHGEGTVVLFGFRPQFRGQPRATYKLVFNAIYSGTIDSMPTVQVEPAVSESE; translated from the coding sequence ATGAAAAACCCTATACATTCTTTGATTTTTCTGTGCATTACTTTCACTTCCTTCTTGCCTGCTTTTAGCCAGAAAATTCCTTCACCCGAAGAAATTATTGGATTTCAAATGGGAGCTGATTATAAAATTGCTGATTACACCCAGATCACTAATTATCTTAAACTACTGGATGAAAAAAGTGAACGAGTCATGATGGAACAGATTGGCACCAGTGTATTGGGTAAACCCATGTACCTGATGTTCATCTCCAGCGAAGAAAACCTCAAAAACCTCAACCGCTGGAAAGAAATCAGCACCAAAATGGCCCGAGCCCGTATCTCGGAGGAAGAAGCCCAGCAACTTGCCGAAGAGGGCAAAGCCATTGTCTGGATAGACGGAGGCATTCACTCTACCGAAAAAGCAGCCACACAGTTTCCTCCTGAACTGGCCTATAAGGTAGCCACTGAAGAAACCTCTGAAATGAAGAAGATCAGGGAAAATGTCATCTTTCTACTTATGCCCAATATTAACCCTGACGGACTGGATATTGTCGCCGATTGGTACAAGAAAAATCTGGACAATCCTTATGAGACGACTAATCCTCCGGTACTTTATCATTATTATGTAGGACATGACGATAACCGCGATTGGTTTATGAATACCCAGCCGGAAACCAGGGCAGTAACTAACATACTGTTTCGTGAATGGTATCCTCAGATCGTGCATAACCAGCACCAGAGTTCGCCCCGCTGGACTCGTATTTTTATTCCTCCTTTCTCTAAGCCAGTTAACCCTCATATCCATCCGGGGGTAGTACATGGTGTCAATATGGTAGGCAACGAGATGGCCAGCCGCTTTGCCCGTGAAAACAAACCCGGTGTAGTCTCTGATGTTACTTTTACCATGTGGTGGAATGGCGGCCTTCGTACTGCTCCTTATTTTCATAATCAGATTGGTATACTGACAGAAACTGCACATACTACACCTACTCCTCGTTTTTATCCTCCTGACTCATTACCCAAAACTGTAGGGAATGGCATACCTACTGACGGTACGGCCATTAATTATCCAGATCCCTGGAAAGGAGGAGCATCTCACTTCCGGGGTGCAGTAGAATATATGCTCACTGCCGCTATGGCGACCCTCAGCATAGGTGCCGACCGTAAAGACAAATGGCTGTACGATATGTACAAAATGGGTAGAGATGCCATAGAGAAAGAAGATGATACCTTTGCTTATATTGTTCCTGCTGAGCAGTGGGACAGTGGTGAAGCCCACAATCTGGTCAATATACTGATGCAGGGCGGTGTTGAAGTACATCAGGCCACTCGTGATTTTGCAGCGGAAAACAAGTCTTATAAAAAAGGAGACTTCATTTTGTATGGCGGACAGGCATTCCGTCCTTATGTGAAAGATCTAATGGAAAAGCAGGAGTACCCGGATCAGCGTCTTTATCCCGGTGGCCCTCCCAAGACTCCTTATGACCTCGCTGGCTGGACACTCCCAATGCAAATGGGCGTAGAAGTAGCTAAAGTAAAAGATGCTTTTGATGCCAAGACTCAGCTTTTGCAAGATTTTGCAAAGCCAGCAACAGGAAAAGTGACAAGTGCCAGCTTCGGCTATGCGCTCTCCCACCGTGAAAACAGCAGTACACTGGCTGTCAACAAGTTACTGGCAGAGGGAGAAAAAGTACACTGGTTGAGCGAGGCTTCCGGAAATATGGAATCAGGAACCATAATCGTAGAAAAGCAAAGCAATACCGAACAATTCATCAAAGGTCTGGCGGAAGAACTGGGACTGAACTTTGAGGCTGTAAATGCCAAGCCGGAAGTTAGTTTATATACCTTACAACAGCCTAAAGTAGGTCTCTACAAATCGTGGGATGCCAATATGGACGAAGGATGGACCCGCTGGTTGCTCGATCAGTATGCCTTTGTCTACGATACACTACATGATCAAGATGTTCGAGAGGCCGATCTTTCTCAGTACCATGCGATCATTATTCCAGACCAAAGTCCACAGGCTATACTGCATGGCCATAGTCCTCATACCATGCCAGATGAATACACCGGGGGTATGGGACTGGCAGGTACACTTGCTTTGCAAAATTATATAGAGCAGGGAGGCACATTAATTACCTTTGATGAAGCCAGTGACTTTGCCATTCAGCAATTTGGTTTGCCGGTAAAAAATGTGACTTCAAGCTTGGCTAGCAAAGACTTTTTCATCCCTGGTTCACTCATCAAAGCCATTGTAAAAACAGAGCATCCCCTGGCTTATGGCATGCAGGATACTGTAGCCGCTTCGTTTTCTCATAGCCGTGCCTTCGAGATTGTCAGACAGTCGCGTGAGGGAGAAGGAGGAAAAGAAGACATTGAAAAAGCGCCGGAACCTTCGGTAGAAACTTTGGTGAGCTATGCCAAAGACGATCTGCTGATGAGCGGATGGGCATTGGGCGAGAAGAAAGCCATTGGAGGGAAAGCCGCTGCCTTACGGGTACAACATGGTGAAGGAACAGTGGTACTTTTTGGGTTCCGTCCTCAATTCAGAGGTCAGCCCCGGGCTACTTATAAGCTGGTATTCAACGCCATATACAGTGGCACAATCGATAGCATGCCTACAGTGCAGGTAGAACCTGCTGTATCTGAAAGCGAATAA
- a CDS encoding sensor histidine kinase: MNKRSQGQSFLKISQEERQKFLLYNYAEDKYTFGMGALLGALIHLFFIPIEYARVLEFDSAFLFRVLTIVLYFGIFLILKNHNGSVKSFQILAALFILLASVLCIANDYFANVYPLYLVNILIALIIFLYILSGLYFSLGLLTNLIILTVFTIYALRMEEENKYLLQELPDLISLSVLAAFSGYLVQKNRYNRYQQSLLIEKQYAEIRKEHDEYQKLNTVKDRLLSILSHDVRSPLDSLQGFVHLLENKLLNKEEIDELLPALKAKLSRTTEFVGHTLLWTKNQIGGFSPHLLTMNVNDLLQKTLDLYEHHIREKDLQVTIQCSDDLHIKTDEEMAYIVARNLLNNAIKFTPRGKAIVLTAEENKDEVKISVIDEGIGISDEQIEHIFNVIQQPTLGTRGEKGTGLGLSLSKEFMEKIGGDLTIESNQPKAGTACHMIFPKA, from the coding sequence TTGAATAAAAGGAGTCAAGGCCAATCTTTCCTGAAAATTAGCCAAGAAGAAAGACAAAAATTTCTCCTATATAATTATGCAGAAGATAAGTACACCTTTGGAATGGGAGCGCTCCTAGGCGCACTGATTCATCTTTTTTTTATTCCGATAGAATATGCAAGAGTATTAGAATTTGATTCTGCTTTTTTATTTCGTGTACTGACAATAGTACTGTATTTTGGCATATTCCTGATCTTAAAAAACCATAATGGATCAGTCAAAAGCTTCCAAATCCTTGCAGCGCTTTTTATTCTGCTGGCTTCAGTACTGTGCATAGCAAATGATTATTTTGCAAATGTCTATCCCCTTTACTTAGTTAATATACTGATAGCGCTTATCATCTTTTTATACATCCTTAGTGGTTTGTATTTTAGCCTTGGCTTGCTTACCAATCTTATTATTTTAACTGTATTTACTATTTATGCCTTGAGAATGGAGGAAGAAAACAAATACTTGCTCCAGGAACTACCTGACTTGATTAGCTTATCCGTACTGGCAGCTTTTTCTGGTTATCTCGTACAAAAAAACAGGTATAACAGATATCAGCAGTCTCTCCTTATCGAAAAGCAGTATGCTGAAATTCGTAAAGAGCACGACGAATATCAGAAGCTGAATACAGTAAAAGACCGCCTGCTTTCTATTCTCTCTCATGATGTAAGGTCACCACTAGATTCTTTACAGGGATTTGTTCATTTATTGGAAAATAAGCTCTTAAATAAAGAGGAAATTGATGAATTGCTACCTGCACTAAAAGCAAAGCTCAGCCGTACTACCGAGTTTGTAGGACATACTTTGCTTTGGACTAAAAATCAGATAGGGGGTTTCTCTCCTCACTTGCTTACGATGAACGTAAATGATTTGCTGCAAAAAACGCTTGATCTGTATGAACATCATATCCGGGAAAAAGACCTTCAGGTAACTATCCAATGCTCGGATGATTTGCATATCAAAACGGATGAGGAAATGGCTTATATCGTAGCCAGAAATCTGCTGAACAATGCAATCAAGTTCACGCCCAGAGGCAAGGCTATTGTACTGACAGCAGAGGAAAATAAAGATGAGGTGAAGATAAGTGTGATTGATGAGGGTATCGGTATTTCTGATGAACAGATTGAACATATCTTTAATGTTATTCAACAGCCTACCTTAGGTACAAGGGGAGAGAAAGGGACAGGCTTAGGTTTAAGCCTGAGCAAAGAATTTATGGAAAAGATCGGCGGAGACCTGACTATCGAATCCAATCAACCCAAAGCCGGTACTGCCTGCCACATGATTTTTCCTAAAGCATAA
- a CDS encoding HipA family kinase, with product MNITQPEIRTVNVIRYVTPLREGGSLPALVEADDEFLYVLKFRGAGQGAKALIAELIAGEIARTLGFKVPEIVFAQLDASFGRTEGDEEIQDLLRASEGLNLGLHYLSGSITFNALVNPVDAMLASQIVWFDSLVMNVDRTPRNTNMLIWHKELWLIDHGASFYFHHAWQDVEQQALRPFTHVKDHVLLPLATKLETVDTLFKSMLDAERIRSIVSLIPDEWLIEDSPFESLTEHRQAYRHFLETRISHTEVFIKEAQNARKALV from the coding sequence ATGAACATTACCCAACCTGAAATAAGAACAGTCAATGTGATACGCTATGTCACGCCCTTGCGAGAAGGTGGTTCTCTGCCTGCCCTGGTGGAGGCTGATGATGAGTTTTTGTATGTACTGAAATTTCGTGGCGCAGGTCAGGGGGCAAAAGCCCTGATTGCTGAACTCATTGCCGGAGAAATTGCCCGAACTTTAGGTTTCAAGGTGCCGGAAATTGTATTTGCCCAGCTTGATGCTAGTTTCGGACGTACTGAAGGAGATGAGGAGATACAGGATTTGCTCCGTGCCAGTGAAGGCCTGAACCTGGGGCTGCATTATCTTTCCGGCTCCATTACTTTCAATGCTTTGGTAAATCCTGTGGATGCAATGTTGGCTTCACAGATTGTTTGGTTTGATAGCCTGGTCATGAACGTAGATCGTACCCCCCGTAACACCAATATGCTGATCTGGCATAAAGAACTGTGGCTTATTGATCATGGTGCATCTTTTTACTTTCATCATGCGTGGCAAGATGTGGAACAACAGGCATTGAGACCTTTTACTCATGTCAAAGACCATGTATTGCTTCCTCTGGCAACTAAATTAGAAACAGTGGATACTCTTTTCAAATCTATGCTTGATGCTGAGCGTATTCGTTCTATTGTCTCTCTGATCCCGGATGAGTGGCTGATAGAAGATTCTCCTTTTGAATCACTCACAGAACACAGACAGGCTTATCGTCATTTTTTGGAAACCCGAATTTCTCATACTGAAGTTTTTATAAAAGAAGCACAAAATGCAAGGAAAGCACTTGTTTGA
- a CDS encoding DUF3037 domain-containing protein — protein MQGKHLFEYAVIRVMPRVEREEFINVGVILYCAKQNFLQTAYTLNKDRLLAFSAAIDIQELEERMQLFQQICKGGKEGGSIGQLPMASRFRWLTSSCSTIVQTSPVHPGLCDDSRETLDRLLEQLVL, from the coding sequence ATGCAAGGAAAGCACTTGTTTGAGTATGCAGTAATTCGTGTCATGCCACGTGTGGAACGGGAAGAGTTTATCAATGTAGGTGTCATTCTGTATTGTGCTAAACAGAATTTTTTGCAAACAGCATATACCCTCAATAAAGACCGGTTGCTGGCCTTTTCTGCGGCCATTGATATACAGGAACTGGAAGAACGTATGCAACTCTTCCAGCAGATTTGTAAAGGAGGGAAAGAAGGAGGTTCGATTGGTCAGCTACCCATGGCTTCTCGTTTTCGCTGGCTTACCTCAAGTTGTAGTACCATTGTTCAAACCTCGCCTGTACATCCTGGCTTATGTGATGATTCCCGGGAAACACTGGATAGGCTACTTGAGCAACTGGTCCTTTGA
- a CDS encoding sugar phosphate isomerase/epimerase family protein: MKYTRKSFLQLLGLGALATTSTVSFAAQSLKSNIHPVAASPLKLGIASYSLRSLSLDEVIAVSKRLQLNSVCLKSMHLPLDTSPKELKAMAKKVKDAGLDLYAAGVIYMKSADEVNQAFDYAKTAGLKMIVGVPNHDLLPLVEKKVKETDIKLAIHNHGPGDDVYPSPDSVYEKIKNLDKRIGLCIDIGHTFRIGQDPAEKAKQYAERLYDIHLKDVDGTGAEGETLELGRGVMDIPAFLSALQAINYTGVVGLEYEKDGDDPVPGLAESVGYARGVMSALNV, encoded by the coding sequence ATGAAATACACAAGAAAAAGCTTTCTACAACTGCTGGGACTAGGGGCCCTGGCTACCACTTCAACAGTAAGTTTTGCTGCTCAATCTTTGAAGAGTAACATCCATCCTGTTGCTGCCTCACCGCTTAAGCTAGGTATAGCATCTTACTCATTGCGCAGCCTTTCTTTGGATGAAGTTATTGCAGTATCAAAGCGTCTTCAACTCAATTCGGTTTGTCTGAAAAGCATGCACCTGCCTTTGGATACTTCTCCGAAAGAATTGAAAGCGATGGCAAAAAAAGTCAAAGATGCCGGTCTGGATTTGTATGCTGCCGGGGTGATCTATATGAAATCAGCGGATGAGGTAAACCAGGCGTTTGATTATGCAAAAACAGCCGGTCTGAAAATGATCGTGGGTGTGCCTAACCATGACTTATTACCTCTGGTAGAAAAGAAAGTAAAAGAAACAGATATCAAGTTGGCCATTCATAACCATGGCCCGGGAGATGATGTATATCCCAGCCCGGACAGCGTATATGAAAAAATCAAAAACCTGGATAAGCGTATCGGCTTATGCATTGACATCGGCCATACCTTCCGAATTGGTCAGGACCCGGCGGAAAAAGCCAAACAGTATGCTGAGCGTTTGTATGATATCCACCTCAAAGATGTGGATGGCACCGGAGCAGAAGGCGAAACCCTGGAACTGGGCAGAGGAGTCATGGACATTCCTGCATTTTTGAGTGCATTGCAGGCGATCAACTACACAGGAGTGGTTGGCCTGGAATACGAAAAAGATGGCGATGATCCCGTACCCGGCTTGGCCGAATCTGTAGGCTATGCCCGGGGTGTGATGTCTGCCCTGAATGTCTGA
- the bla gene encoding subclass B1 metallo-beta-lactamase, whose product MKILPIIISLLLFNIFTLHAQQKRELIKISEDLEIIPLTDKSFIHVSYATYPSFGRVACNGLLYINQNEAVVMDTPTNDEISEQLLAWIAEKFPETKVTSVVINHFHEDCLGGLNAFHAAGAKSYASRLTCTLAKENGAVVPQIAFDKKMKIKIGDQEVVCDFLGEAHTRDNIVTWVPEEKILFGGCMVKSVDATKGNLEDANVEEWSNTIGKVRSKYKKATVIIPGHGEAGGLELLDYTIQLFTL is encoded by the coding sequence ATGAAAATACTGCCCATCATCATTTCCTTATTACTGTTTAACATATTTACACTCCACGCACAACAAAAACGAGAACTCATCAAAATCTCCGAAGACCTGGAAATCATCCCTCTTACCGATAAGAGTTTTATCCATGTTTCTTATGCTACTTATCCTTCCTTCGGGCGAGTGGCCTGTAATGGTTTACTCTATATCAATCAGAACGAAGCGGTGGTGATGGATACGCCTACCAATGATGAAATCTCGGAGCAATTGCTGGCTTGGATTGCAGAAAAATTTCCCGAAACTAAAGTGACTAGTGTGGTCATTAATCATTTTCACGAGGATTGCCTGGGAGGCCTGAATGCTTTTCATGCTGCCGGGGCTAAATCCTATGCCTCCAGGCTGACCTGCACGCTGGCTAAGGAGAATGGAGCAGTCGTCCCACAAATCGCTTTTGACAAAAAAATGAAGATCAAAATAGGAGATCAAGAGGTAGTCTGCGATTTTTTGGGAGAAGCCCATACCCGGGATAATATTGTCACCTGGGTTCCGGAAGAAAAAATTCTCTTCGGAGGCTGCATGGTCAAATCTGTGGATGCTACCAAAGGAAATCTTGAAGACGCCAATGTAGAGGAGTGGTCAAATACCATTGGCAAAGTAAGAAGCAAATATAAAAAAGCTACAGTCATCATTCCCGGCCACGGTGAAGCCGGAGGTTTGGAACTACTGGATTATACCATTCAACTTTTTACTCTATAA
- a CDS encoding polysaccharide deacetylase family protein produces MKNYLFLYLLFISISSFAQNKEVCFTIDDLPVVNYGNNDEDYLRDITQKLITTFDNYGIPAIGFVNESKLYQQQTLHPIQVQLLEMWLKSGYELGNHSYSHMNFHQVSFEDYTADILKGEKISKALSKNYEREYLYFRHPYLRVGLTKAKHDSLNHFLQQHGYLEAPVTIDNDDYLFAKAYHVALTQKDSAMMQNIGEDYITYMEDKIKFYEKLSDQLWGRNIKHILLLHANKINAEYLDELAEMYQRHGYDFISLTEALTDEVYKEEISRYGDWGISWIDRWALSKGKKGEFFAEDPETPEYVQELAQ; encoded by the coding sequence ATGAAAAACTATCTGTTCCTCTATTTGCTGTTCATTTCTATCTCTTCATTTGCGCAAAACAAAGAAGTCTGCTTTACCATTGATGATTTGCCGGTCGTGAATTATGGTAATAATGACGAAGACTATCTGCGAGACATCACCCAAAAACTGATTACCACTTTTGATAATTACGGTATTCCTGCCATTGGCTTTGTCAATGAAAGTAAATTGTATCAGCAACAGACTTTACATCCGATTCAGGTGCAACTGCTTGAAATGTGGCTTAAGAGTGGTTATGAACTGGGCAACCATTCCTATTCTCATATGAATTTTCATCAGGTGAGCTTTGAGGACTATACCGCTGATATCCTCAAAGGCGAAAAGATTAGCAAAGCTTTGTCAAAGAATTATGAGCGGGAATATCTCTACTTCCGGCATCCTTATTTGAGGGTAGGTTTAACCAAAGCAAAGCATGATTCATTAAACCATTTCTTACAGCAGCATGGCTACCTGGAAGCTCCGGTTACGATTGACAATGATGATTATCTGTTTGCGAAAGCTTATCATGTTGCCCTCACGCAAAAAGATTCGGCCATGATGCAAAATATCGGAGAGGACTATATCACTTATATGGAAGACAAAATAAAGTTTTATGAAAAACTGTCAGATCAGTTGTGGGGCAGAAACATCAAGCATATTCTTCTGCTGCATGCCAATAAAATCAATGCGGAATATCTGGATGAACTGGCCGAGATGTATCAGCGCCACGGCTATGATTTTATTTCACTCACAGAAGCCCTTACTGACGAAGTTTACAAAGAAGAAATTAGCCGCTACGGTGATTGGGGCATCTCCTGGATTGATCGCTGGGCATTGAGCAAGGGCAAAAAAGGAGAATTTTTTGCTGAAGATCCGGAGACTCCTGAATATGTGCAGGAACTGGCACAATAA
- a CDS encoding 3-keto-disaccharide hydrolase has protein sequence MTYKAFLILLSFFLSLDFVKAQSEEVLQFKPLFNGKDLSGWVDVNTSPETWKVKDGVLICSGLPIGVMRTDRQYENFILEVEWKHMEAGGNSGVFVWSEGTPFEDDPLTKAIEVQMLELEWAEQHNQTDAYVHGELFPTMGMTAIPDNPRGIRSKSIEKRCKGKGEWNKYVVVCVDGTVKLSVNGKFVNGLRASERKKGYICLEAEGAEIHFRNIRIMELPPGVTTAAQTAPLVD, from the coding sequence ATGACCTACAAAGCTTTTCTAATTCTTCTTTCTTTTTTTCTCAGCCTGGATTTTGTAAAGGCGCAGTCTGAGGAAGTTCTCCAGTTCAAACCGCTGTTTAATGGCAAAGATCTGAGTGGCTGGGTGGATGTCAATACTTCACCCGAGACCTGGAAGGTAAAAGATGGTGTGCTCATCTGCTCCGGCCTGCCTATCGGGGTGATGCGTACCGATCGGCAGTATGAAAACTTTATTCTGGAAGTAGAATGGAAGCATATGGAAGCAGGAGGAAACTCAGGGGTTTTTGTCTGGAGTGAAGGCACACCCTTTGAAGATGATCCGCTTACCAAAGCCATTGAAGTGCAGATGCTGGAACTGGAATGGGCAGAGCAGCACAATCAAACTGATGCTTATGTGCATGGAGAGCTTTTTCCTACCATGGGCATGACAGCCATTCCTGATAATCCCCGGGGCATCCGCAGCAAATCCATTGAGAAAAGATGTAAAGGCAAAGGAGAGTGGAACAAATATGTAGTTGTTTGTGTGGATGGTACGGTCAAACTGTCGGTCAATGGAAAGTTTGTGAATGGACTGCGGGCTTCGGAACGCAAGAAAGGTTACATCTGTCTGGAAGCCGAAGGTGCCGAGATTCACTTCCGCAATATCAGAATTATGGAGCTACCTCCGGGAGTCACTACCGCTGCCCAGACTGCGCCTCTGGTAGACTAA
- a CDS encoding NmrA family NAD(P)-binding protein gives MENILITGATGNVGQAILHHFTPKTRQKLYLASRKAGENQLYFDFENPEDSKATLAKTDTLFLLRPPQISDVKQYFQPLIRHAKEAGVRHIVFLSVQGAEDVSFIPHAKIEKLIQASGIAYTFIRPSYFIQNLSTTLLQDIQEHDRIFLPAGKAKFLWVDVMDIGKAIAAILQDVAAHRNQAYTITGNELYTFEEVAQMLTKVLGRKIDYISPNLLRFYFSKKKVGIKPAFIFVMIMLHFLPRFQKAPQISSNLTELTGDAPLTLQDFMQRNKAVWQ, from the coding sequence ATGGAAAACATACTCATCACTGGTGCTACGGGAAATGTAGGACAGGCCATACTACATCATTTTACTCCCAAGACCAGACAAAAGCTTTATCTGGCCAGTAGAAAAGCAGGAGAGAATCAATTGTATTTTGATTTTGAAAATCCTGAAGATTCAAAGGCCACACTTGCCAAAACAGATACGCTCTTTCTGCTCCGTCCTCCACAAATCTCAGATGTGAAGCAGTATTTTCAACCGCTGATCCGCCATGCCAAAGAAGCAGGAGTCAGGCACATTGTATTTTTGTCGGTGCAGGGAGCAGAGGATGTTTCTTTCATTCCTCACGCCAAAATAGAGAAACTGATACAGGCCAGTGGTATCGCTTATACCTTCATTCGTCCGAGCTATTTTATACAAAACCTGAGCACCACCCTGCTTCAGGATATTCAGGAACATGATCGCATCTTTTTACCCGCCGGAAAAGCAAAATTTCTATGGGTAGATGTGATGGATATTGGCAAAGCCATAGCAGCAATACTACAGGATGTAGCTGCCCATCGCAATCAGGCCTATACGATTACCGGCAATGAACTTTATACTTTTGAGGAAGTAGCCCAAATGCTTACCAAAGTACTGGGTAGAAAGATTGATTATATTAGTCCTAACTTGCTGCGGTTTTACTTCTCTAAAAAGAAAGTAGGGATAAAGCCCGCTTTCATCTTCGTCATGATCATGCTGCATTTTCTGCCCCGCTTTCAAAAAGCCCCCCAGATCAGCAGTAACCTTACAGAATTGACCGGAGATGCTCCCCTCACTTTGCAGGATTTTATGCAAAGGAATAAAGCAGTTTGGCAATAG
- a CDS encoding SAM-dependent methyltransferase, producing the protein MAFELKNVVPWGRNLEEYTKMFALSEMDLQQKVISFGDGPASFNAEMTAQQHSVISLDPVYQFSREEIQRRIAETKEVVITQTRKNKANFVWKHIKDVDELARIRMEAMQSFLSDFEAGKQEGRYITHTLPERTHFADLSFDIGLSSHFLILYDQLGLDFHLQSITEMLRLCRELRIFPLLNLNAEKSDVLDGIINHFAPEYTLDIVQVDYEFQKNGNEMLRIKRK; encoded by the coding sequence ATGGCCTTTGAACTCAAAAATGTAGTGCCCTGGGGCAGAAATCTGGAAGAATATACAAAAATGTTTGCCTTATCCGAAATGGATTTGCAGCAAAAGGTCATCAGCTTTGGGGATGGGCCAGCCAGTTTTAATGCTGAAATGACCGCACAACAGCATTCAGTTATTTCTTTAGACCCTGTATACCAGTTTTCCCGAGAGGAAATACAGCGTCGCATTGCGGAAACCAAAGAAGTAGTGATCACGCAGACCAGGAAGAATAAAGCTAATTTTGTCTGGAAGCATATCAAAGATGTGGATGAACTGGCGCGTATCCGTATGGAAGCAATGCAAAGTTTCCTCAGTGATTTTGAAGCAGGCAAACAGGAAGGAAGATACATTACCCATACTTTGCCTGAACGCACTCATTTTGCTGATTTGAGCTTTGACATTGGCCTAAGCTCACACTTCCTCATTTTGTACGATCAACTGGGTTTAGACTTTCATCTTCAGTCTATTACTGAAATGCTGCGCCTTTGCCGGGAGCTTCGTATCTTTCCTTTGCTGAACCTCAATGCAGAAAAATCCGATGTGCTGGATGGGATCATCAACCATTTTGCCCCTGAATACACCCTTGATATTGTACAGGTAGACTATGAGTTCCAGAAGAATGGCAACGAAATGTTGAGGATCAAACGAAAATAA
- a CDS encoding type II toxin-antitoxin system RelE family toxin — MIIEVRSTFEKEKDKGQLLKQKIKQAILNIQQAQKLAEIKNVKKLKGSTNAYRIRIGDYRIGFYYLNKKVILARFKNRKELYQNFPE, encoded by the coding sequence ATGATTATTGAGGTACGGAGTACTTTTGAAAAGGAAAAAGATAAAGGACAGCTCTTAAAGCAAAAAATCAAACAGGCCATTCTCAATATCCAGCAAGCTCAGAAATTAGCTGAGATCAAAAATGTGAAAAAATTAAAAGGTAGTACTAATGCTTACCGTATACGGATTGGAGATTACAGAATAGGGTTTTATTATCTCAACAAGAAGGTGATACTTGCCAGATTCAAGAATAGAAAAGAGCTTTATCAGAACTTTCCTGAATAA